The following are from one region of the Pyruvatibacter sp. genome:
- a CDS encoding N-formylglutamate amidohydrolase, whose protein sequence is MAGHTPKANGPMVPASSPSAHTGGDGASDNADAHRDFNPPFTVSAPQTQTVPFVLNSPHSGRIYPPAFLSASRLDALAIRRSEDSFVDEVFGGSPRLGAPLLQANFPRAYLDTNREPYELDPTMFHDALPPHANTRSVRVAGGLGTIARVVADSTEIYRSPLSYAEADHRIRTLYMPYHQTLSDLLEDTFRRFGCAVLLDCHSMPSMAGPMEDDLSGTRADIVLGDRYGISASPALTDAAERILRDLGYSVVRNTPYAGGFNTEHYGRPAQGLHALQIELNRALYMDEVRVTRSDGLKRLRHDMSEFVARLALMDRAFLAPTAPPGALSAE, encoded by the coding sequence ATGGCGGGACACACTCCTAAAGCAAACGGCCCCATGGTGCCGGCCTCCAGCCCCTCTGCGCACACCGGAGGCGATGGCGCCAGCGACAATGCTGATGCCCACCGTGACTTCAACCCGCCGTTCACCGTGTCAGCCCCCCAAACCCAGACCGTGCCCTTCGTGCTGAACTCGCCGCACTCAGGTCGCATCTACCCGCCTGCCTTCCTCTCGGCCTCGCGGCTGGACGCACTGGCGATCCGCCGCTCGGAGGACAGTTTCGTGGACGAGGTTTTTGGCGGCAGCCCGCGCCTGGGAGCGCCATTGCTGCAGGCCAACTTTCCGCGCGCCTATCTTGATACAAACCGCGAGCCGTATGAGCTTGACCCCACCATGTTTCATGATGCGCTGCCACCGCACGCCAACACGCGCTCGGTGCGCGTTGCGGGCGGTTTGGGCACGATCGCGCGGGTGGTGGCTGACTCGACTGAAATCTATCGTTCGCCCCTGAGCTATGCGGAAGCCGACCACCGCATCCGTACGCTCTACATGCCCTACCACCAGACCCTGTCTGACCTGCTGGAGGATACGTTCCGGCGCTTTGGCTGTGCTGTGCTGCTGGACTGCCACTCCATGCCCTCCATGGCCGGACCGATGGAGGATGATCTGAGCGGCACCCGCGCCGACATCGTGCTGGGCGACCGCTATGGCATATCAGCCTCCCCGGCGCTGACTGACGCCGCTGAACGCATTTTGCGTGATCTTGGATATTCGGTTGTGCGCAACACGCCCTATGCAGGGGGGTTCAATACAGAGCATTACGGCAGGCCCGCGCAGGGCCTTCATGCCCTGCAGATTGAACTCAATCGCGCGCTATACATGGATGAAGTGCGGGTGACCCGGTCGGACGGCCTCAAGCGCCTGCGCCACGACATGAGCGAGTTTGTGGCCCGCCTGGCGCTCATGGATCGCGCCTTCCTGGCTCCAACCGCACCGCCCGGCGCCCTGTCAGCCGAATAG
- the cpdR gene encoding cell cycle two-component system response regulator CpdR, whose amino-acid sequence MARILLAEDDESMRRFLANALEKAGHEVISFGSGDLAHEKLIGDVFDVLLTDIVMPEMDGIELARRAAELDPTLRIMFITGFAAVALNPESEAPKDARVLSKPFHLRELVQEVDRLLVA is encoded by the coding sequence ATGGCGCGCATTCTGCTGGCGGAAGATGATGAAAGCATGAGGCGGTTTCTCGCCAATGCGCTGGAAAAAGCCGGCCATGAAGTCATTTCGTTTGGCAGCGGCGACCTGGCCCACGAAAAGCTGATCGGCGACGTATTTGACGTGTTGCTGACTGACATTGTGATGCCTGAAATGGACGGCATCGAGCTGGCCCGTCGGGCCGCTGAACTGGACCCGACCCTGCGCATCATGTTCATCACGGGGTTTGCCGCTGTGGCGCTTAATCCTGAATCAGAAGCGCCCAAAGACGCACGTGTTCTGTCCAAGCCGTTCCATCTGCGTGAACTGGTGCAGGAAGTGGACCGGCTGCTGGTTGCCTGA